A single region of the Salvelinus sp. IW2-2015 linkage group LG20, ASM291031v2, whole genome shotgun sequence genome encodes:
- the LOC111980146 gene encoding 5-hydroxytryptamine receptor 3A — protein MMKHGNKDLLVHSNGTIEHMVIMDTVVGCEVNLYKYPFASDFCPIAINVWALXGCGMFLNFGKVSKTSANRGDWLTENVKLDAKGGRDDRNYLWVSLKMRSENPFMSLVLPSILIIVADVVSFTLPLGGGERISFKVTLVLSFIMFLIILNDLLPGGGQCSPIIRKHFCFCLVILVLSTXQSMVLTRLAKCGTLXPCSLSKSKDSLLKDTDNEEESMSDIKASEGEKNTPLQVXKFLNKMAAQDQKKARRHRFANKVDLICFCIYLTVLIVYTVVILYFSFGSQCVIDQLDFWS, from the exons ATGATGAAGCACGGCAACAAGGATTTGCTGGTGCACAGCAACGGGACTATAGAGCACATGGTCATCATGGACACTGTGGTGGGCTGTGAGGTCAATCTGTACAARTACCCCTTCGCTTCAGATTTCTGCCCCATCGCCATCAATGTATGGGCACTTAAKG GATGTGGCATGTTCCTGAACTTTGGGAAAGTGAGCAAAACTAGCGCTAACCGCGGGGATTGGCTAACCGAGAACGTGAAACTCGATGCTAAAGGAGGCAGAGATGATCGCAACTATCTATGG GTGTCGCTGAAAATGCGGTCCGAAAACCCATTTATGTCCCTGGTCCTGCCCAGTATACTGATCATTGTGGCAGATGTGGTGAGCTTCACCCTGCCGCTGGGAGGGGGCGAGCGTATCTCCTTCAAGGTTACACTGGTTCTCAGCTTCATCATGTTCCTCATCATCCTCAACGACCTACTGCCTGGAGGAGGCCAGTGCAGCCCCATCATCC GAAAGCACTTCTGTTTCTGTTTGGTCATCCTGGTGTTGAGCACGRTGCAGTCTATGGTGCTCACACGTCTGGCTAAGTGTGGCACTCTCRGGCCCTGCAGCCTCTCCAAGTCCAAAGACTCGCTGCTTAAAGACACAGACAATGAAGAGG AATCCATGTCTGATATTAAAGcctcagagggagagaagaatacACCCCTCCAGGTGGMGAAGTTTCTCAACAAAATGGCTGCACAAGACCAGAAAAAAGCAAGACGCCATCGCTTTGCCAACAAAGTGGACTTGATCTGTTTCTGTATCTATCTCACCGTCCTCATTGTTTACACAGTCGTCATTTTATATTTCTCCTTTGGTTCTCAATGTGTGATCGACCAATTAGATTTCTGGTCATAA